A region of the Salifodinibacter halophilus genome:
GCTCCACCAGAGCCGGTATATCCGCCGCTATAGAAGGCGCCCCGTTGGCATACCCAACCCCCTCCTTAATCGCCGCATAGGCGTAGAGCATCGCCGGAGAGATGGCCTCATCCGAAACATCCAGTGC
Encoded here:
- a CDS encoding inositol-3-phosphate synthase produces the protein ALDVSDEAISPAMLYAYAAIKEGVGYANGAPSIAADIPALVELARESGVPVAGKDFKTGQTLIKTIMAPGLKARML